The following coding sequences lie in one Streptomyces sp. NBC_00510 genomic window:
- a CDS encoding MFS transporter has product MRGLWRQARSFDTPARLLMANQFAINLGFYMLMPYLADHLAGGLGLAAWAVGLVLGVRNFSQQGMFVLGGTIADRFGYKAPIVIGCTLRTFGFALLGLVDSLPALVAASAAAGFAGALFNPAVRAYLAVEAGDRRVEGFALFNVFYQAGVLIGPLVGLALLALDFRAVCLTAAAVFAVLTVLQCRALPDRRPERGAGPGAAAGVLGSWRQVLGNRPFMLFSLAMVGSYVLSFQVYLALPLQAHALLGTGGQAVTSGLFIVSAVVSVLGQLRITGWVRARWTGPQAIVGGILLMGLAFTPLAVSPDPSGGTFDAGLAVALLVIAVAVLAVGSAVVYPFEMDTIVTLSGERLVATHYGWYNTVSGLGITLGNLATGAIWDLADHSGKPWLPWLTLTMTGLLCAACVQLLSRAGGLAPVKREPALA; this is encoded by the coding sequence GTGAGGGGGCTGTGGCGGCAGGCCCGCTCCTTCGACACCCCGGCCCGGCTGCTGATGGCCAACCAGTTCGCCATCAACCTGGGCTTCTACATGCTCATGCCCTACCTCGCCGACCACCTGGCCGGCGGCCTCGGCCTGGCCGCCTGGGCCGTCGGCCTCGTCCTGGGCGTACGGAACTTCTCCCAGCAGGGCATGTTCGTGCTCGGCGGCACCATCGCCGACCGCTTCGGCTACAAGGCACCCATCGTCATCGGCTGCACCCTGCGCACCTTCGGCTTCGCGCTGCTGGGGCTGGTCGACTCCCTGCCCGCGCTGGTCGCGGCCTCGGCCGCCGCGGGGTTCGCCGGCGCGCTGTTCAACCCGGCGGTCCGCGCCTATCTGGCCGTGGAGGCCGGGGATCGGCGGGTGGAGGGCTTCGCCCTGTTCAACGTCTTCTACCAGGCGGGCGTCCTGATCGGCCCGCTGGTCGGCCTGGCCCTGCTCGCCCTGGACTTCCGCGCCGTGTGCCTGACGGCCGCGGCCGTCTTCGCCGTGCTGACCGTCCTGCAGTGCCGGGCCCTGCCCGACCGGCGGCCGGAACGCGGCGCCGGCCCCGGCGCGGCGGCCGGCGTCCTCGGCTCCTGGCGGCAGGTGCTGGGCAACCGGCCGTTCATGCTGTTCTCCCTGGCCATGGTCGGCTCGTACGTGCTGTCCTTCCAGGTCTACCTGGCCCTGCCCCTGCAGGCCCACGCACTCCTCGGCACCGGCGGACAGGCCGTCACCAGCGGCCTGTTCATCGTCTCGGCGGTCGTGTCGGTCCTCGGCCAGCTCCGCATCACCGGGTGGGTCCGTGCCCGCTGGACCGGACCGCAGGCCATCGTCGGCGGGATCCTCCTCATGGGTCTGGCCTTCACGCCCCTGGCCGTGAGCCCCGACCCGTCCGGCGGGACGTTCGACGCGGGTCTCGCGGTGGCCCTGCTCGTGATCGCCGTCGCGGTCCTGGCCGTGGGCTCCGCGGTGGTCTACCCCTTCGAGATGGACACCATCGTCACCCTCTCCGGAGAGCGCCTCGTCGCCACGCACTACGGCTGGTACAACACCGTCTCCGGCCTGGGCATCACCCTGGGCAACCTCGCCACCGGCGCCATCTGGGACCTCGCCGACCACAGCGGCAAGCCGTGGCTCCCCTGGCTGACGCTGACCATGACCGGCCTGCTCTGTGCCGCCTGCGTCCAGCTCCTGTCCCGGGCCGGGGGACTCGCCCCGGTCAAGCGCGAACCCGCCCTCGCCTGA
- a CDS encoding pyridoxamine 5'-phosphate oxidase family protein: MGGPDRPGSAGGGSFDGESVAGRVAVRREQLGMSREELATRAGMSIVYLRQVEELGTGFDPAALMRLAAVLGVSYEELALGSREAPPGRGGPAARPVLQRLSEEECWERLGTHGIGRVAHAPEPDTGDDPPVLVPVNFLVDGRTVVYRTDPAGAAAVASGTKLAFETDHVDEVSRVGWSVLVAGTADRITDAAVVESLARRPGAEPWAGGTRELWIRVVPREVSGRAIRSLPAAEDQAPRHAE, translated from the coding sequence ATGGGTGGTCCGGACCGGCCCGGCTCGGCGGGCGGCGGCTCCTTCGACGGTGAGAGCGTGGCCGGCCGCGTCGCGGTGCGGCGGGAGCAGCTGGGCATGTCCCGCGAGGAGCTGGCCACCAGGGCCGGGATGTCGATCGTGTACCTGCGGCAGGTCGAGGAGCTGGGCACCGGTTTCGACCCCGCCGCGCTGATGCGGCTGGCCGCCGTGCTGGGGGTGTCGTACGAGGAGCTGGCGCTCGGCTCGCGCGAGGCGCCGCCGGGACGGGGTGGGCCGGCGGCCCGTCCGGTGCTGCAGCGGCTGTCCGAGGAGGAGTGCTGGGAACGGCTGGGCACGCACGGAATCGGCCGGGTGGCCCATGCTCCGGAGCCGGACACCGGGGACGACCCTCCCGTACTGGTGCCGGTCAACTTCCTGGTGGATGGGCGAACGGTCGTTTACCGGACGGATCCGGCCGGCGCGGCAGCGGTCGCGTCCGGCACGAAGCTCGCCTTCGAGACCGACCATGTCGACGAGGTGAGCCGTGTCGGCTGGAGCGTCCTGGTGGCGGGCACCGCCGACCGGATCACCGACGCCGCCGTCGTGGAGTCCCTCGCCCGGCGTCCCGGGGCCGAGCCCTGGGCCGGGGGAACGCGGGAGCTGTGGATCCGCGTCGTGCCGCGCGAGGTGAGCGGCCGCGCCATCCGGTCACTGCCGGCGGCCGAGGACCAGGCGCCGCGGCACGCCGAGTAA
- a CDS encoding DUF4142 domain-containing protein, whose protein sequence is MRTRLLAAAVAAAALSGIATPQAFAAGLTDQDTTFLTQIHQGNLAEIAAGNDAQGHATTECVKQVGEVLVQDHSKLDADVKMLAGKLKVTLPPSTSTAQDKGLAEVQAKAGSPAYDAAWLSTEDVGHRETLALIDQEIKAGSNAEVVAAARSARPVVAMHLDMVRGGTCHAPSGTGMVHAGSGGQFAAAQGSATTAGLVGVAGGALLTAGGAAWLLRIRRRTAGKS, encoded by the coding sequence ATGCGTACACGACTGCTTGCTGCCGCCGTGGCAGCGGCGGCATTGTCCGGCATAGCAACGCCCCAGGCGTTCGCTGCGGGGCTGACCGACCAGGACACGACGTTCCTGACGCAGATCCACCAAGGGAACCTCGCCGAGATCGCGGCTGGGAACGACGCACAGGGTCACGCGACGACCGAGTGCGTGAAGCAGGTCGGCGAGGTGCTCGTCCAAGACCACAGCAAGCTCGACGCGGATGTGAAAATGCTCGCGGGCAAGCTGAAGGTGACGCTGCCGCCGTCCACATCCACCGCGCAGGACAAGGGGCTGGCCGAGGTGCAGGCGAAGGCGGGCAGCCCGGCGTACGACGCGGCATGGCTCAGCACCGAGGACGTCGGGCACCGCGAGACCCTCGCGTTGATCGACCAGGAGATCAAGGCGGGGAGCAACGCCGAAGTGGTGGCAGCCGCCCGCAGCGCCCGTCCGGTGGTGGCGATGCACCTGGACATGGTCCGCGGCGGCACCTGCCACGCCCCCTCGGGCACCGGCATGGTCCACGCTGGATCAGGGGGCCAGTTCGCCGCCGCGCAAGGCTCGGCCACCACCGCGGGCCTGGTCGGCGTGGCCGGAGGCGCGTTGCTCACCGCCGGCGGAGCGGCCTGGCTCCTGCGCATCCGCCGCCGAACGGCCGGGAAGAGCTAG
- a CDS encoding class F sortase, whose product MERHRSAAAVMTLCGLSAAAAGWLTWTTPQLGVTDSGTLPVGVHRPAFDGQEASPPTRIHGPAGLDAVVVPVAARADGALDLPENLHTGGWWALGAPLGAATGTVLIAGHVDSREDGLGTFAALYDIPVGGPITVTGADAKVRLYRVTARRTYQQEHLPRDLFTRAGPHRLALITCAGPYDRAARRYERNLVLYATPTEERTPGPLRPSMRWG is encoded by the coding sequence GTGGAACGCCACCGGTCGGCCGCCGCTGTGATGACACTTTGCGGTCTGAGCGCGGCGGCCGCCGGCTGGCTGACGTGGACGACGCCACAACTGGGCGTCACCGACTCGGGCACCCTGCCCGTCGGTGTGCACCGCCCCGCCTTTGACGGCCAAGAGGCGTCGCCACCCACCCGCATCCATGGCCCAGCCGGTCTCGACGCCGTCGTCGTACCTGTCGCCGCCCGGGCCGACGGTGCTCTCGACCTGCCGGAAAACCTCCACACCGGCGGATGGTGGGCACTGGGGGCTCCGCTGGGCGCGGCGACCGGCACGGTCTTGATAGCGGGTCATGTCGACAGCCGCGAAGACGGGCTGGGCACCTTCGCCGCACTGTACGACATACCCGTGGGAGGCCCCATCACAGTGACAGGAGCGGACGCCAAGGTACGCCTGTATCGGGTCACCGCCCGGCGCACGTACCAGCAGGAGCATCTGCCACGTGACCTCTTCACACGCGCCGGCCCCCACCGGCTGGCTTTGATCACATGCGCCGGTCCCTACGATCGCGCGGCACGCCGCTACGAACGCAACCTAGTTCTGTACGCAACGCCGACCGAAGAACGCACCCCCGGCCCGCTTCGCCCGAGCATGCGGTGGGGGTAG
- a CDS encoding flavin monoamine oxidase family protein translates to MTQGQPTGLDRRGFLRAVGITGGAGAMFATMGALGLAPTAEAAGRGADFRAPSAADFHLTGRRAGKVVVLGAGLAGLTAAYELGKAGYDCTILEPRDRPGGRNYTVRGGDTHTDLDGRTQTARFSQGQYLNAGPARLAQWMVTLDYCRELGVPIEVFTNANADAYIYHESAGMPPGQPVRYRTAKADTFGYVSELLAKATDQGALDQELTAQDKERLLSFLEGFGEIGGRAEGWAYTGGANRGFTTWPGAAGTPGSLLGDLPTASEVFASGVGRHFAFEFEYDQAMLMFQPVGGMDRIPGAFARAIGDHRIRYGCQATSLVQSAGGVTVGYIDPTGRQRQVEADYCVAAMPPHLLAKLPHNLGPDVQTALTTIRPSSAGKIGLEYRSRWWETDHRIYGGITETDLDLSHIWYPSYGHHGKRGVIVGYYNTGANADAYAALTPAGREARAVMQGVKIHGEKYRSELANSFSIAWKRVRHLEGAWHSIPGGTDAAVYRPLNEPTGRVLYAGDWLSYMDAWQHGAILSARKAVTALHSRALKA, encoded by the coding sequence ATGACACAGGGGCAGCCGACAGGACTCGACCGCAGGGGATTTCTGCGCGCCGTCGGCATCACCGGCGGCGCCGGGGCGATGTTCGCCACCATGGGCGCGCTGGGGCTCGCGCCGACCGCCGAGGCGGCCGGACGCGGCGCCGACTTCCGCGCGCCGAGCGCGGCCGACTTCCACCTCACCGGACGCAGGGCGGGCAAGGTCGTCGTCCTGGGCGCGGGCCTGGCCGGGCTGACGGCCGCGTACGAACTGGGCAAGGCCGGATACGACTGTACGATCCTGGAGCCGCGCGACCGGCCCGGCGGCCGCAACTACACCGTGCGCGGCGGGGACACCCACACCGACCTCGACGGGCGTACCCAGACCGCCCGGTTCTCCCAGGGCCAGTACCTCAACGCCGGGCCGGCCCGGCTGGCCCAGTGGATGGTCACCCTCGACTACTGCCGGGAACTCGGCGTCCCCATCGAGGTCTTCACCAACGCCAACGCCGACGCGTACATCTACCACGAGTCAGCGGGCATGCCGCCCGGGCAGCCGGTGCGGTACCGCACCGCCAAGGCCGACACCTTCGGGTACGTCAGCGAACTCCTCGCCAAGGCCACCGACCAGGGCGCGCTGGACCAGGAACTGACCGCCCAGGACAAGGAGCGGCTGCTGTCGTTCCTGGAGGGCTTCGGCGAGATCGGCGGACGGGCCGAGGGCTGGGCGTACACCGGCGGTGCCAACCGGGGCTTCACCACCTGGCCCGGCGCCGCCGGCACCCCCGGGAGCCTGCTCGGTGACCTGCCCACGGCCTCCGAGGTCTTCGCCTCGGGTGTCGGGCGGCACTTCGCGTTCGAGTTCGAGTACGACCAGGCGATGCTGATGTTCCAGCCGGTCGGCGGCATGGACCGGATACCCGGGGCCTTCGCCCGCGCCATCGGCGATCACCGGATCCGCTACGGCTGCCAGGCCACGTCGCTGGTGCAGTCGGCCGGCGGCGTCACCGTCGGCTACATCGACCCCACCGGACGGCAGCGGCAGGTCGAGGCGGACTACTGCGTCGCGGCCATGCCGCCCCATCTGCTCGCCAAACTGCCGCACAACCTCGGTCCCGACGTGCAGACCGCGCTCACCACCATCCGCCCCTCGTCGGCCGGCAAGATCGGCCTGGAGTACCGTAGCCGCTGGTGGGAGACCGACCACCGCATCTACGGCGGCATCACCGAGACCGACCTGGATCTGTCCCACATCTGGTACCCGTCCTACGGTCACCACGGCAAGCGCGGCGTCATCGTCGGCTACTACAACACCGGGGCCAACGCCGACGCCTACGCCGCGCTGACCCCCGCCGGGCGTGAGGCCCGCGCGGTCATGCAGGGCGTGAAGATCCACGGCGAGAAGTACCGGAGCGAGTTGGCGAACTCCTTCTCCATCGCCTGGAAGCGCGTCCGCCACCTCGAAGGCGCCTGGCACAGCATCCCGGGCGGCACCGACGCCGCCGTCTACAGACCCCTGAACGAACCCACCGGACGCGTCCTGTACGCCGGCGACTGGCTGTCCTACATGGACGCCTGGCAGCACGGCGCCATCCTCTCCGCCCGCAAGGCCGTCACCGCGTTGCACAGCCGGGCCCTGAAGGCCTGA
- a CDS encoding nitroreductase family deazaflavin-dependent oxidoreductase, protein MPLVGEYQPSPEQWVRDQVELYEGSGGTDGTTLRGKPVIVLTTLGAKSGRIRKTPLMRVEHDGSYAVVASKGGAPQHPVWYHNLVADPRVELQDGPVRQDMTAREVTGDERAAWWDRAVEAWPDYAEYQKNTDREIPVFVLEPAAAPH, encoded by the coding sequence GTGCCTTTGGTCGGTGAGTACCAGCCGAGCCCCGAGCAATGGGTCCGGGACCAGGTCGAGCTGTACGAGGGTTCCGGAGGGACCGACGGGACCACGCTGCGGGGCAAGCCCGTGATCGTGCTGACGACGCTGGGCGCCAAGTCCGGCAGGATCCGCAAGACACCGCTCATGCGCGTGGAGCACGACGGCAGCTACGCGGTCGTGGCCTCCAAGGGCGGCGCCCCCCAGCACCCGGTCTGGTACCACAACCTGGTCGCCGACCCCCGGGTGGAACTGCAGGACGGCCCCGTGCGCCAGGACATGACGGCCCGTGAGGTCACTGGCGACGAGCGCGCCGCGTGGTGGGACCGTGCGGTGGAGGCGTGGCCCGACTACGCGGAGTACCAGAAGAACACCGACCGGGAGATCCCGGTCTTCGTCCTGGAGCCGGCGGCCGCACCCCACTGA
- a CDS encoding TetR/AcrR family transcriptional regulator, translating to MTNPAAKPMRSDAARSRKLLVSAASEAFAEHGTEVSVAQIAERAGIGKGTVFRHFPTKDDLLAAIVCEKMHALAATGEHLTQAEDPAEGLREFMSAAVELQVQDRAFCQVVHGVADDHAEVRESQERVSAVTEALTDRARRHGAVRQDMTGQDVMLLMSGIPLTVSRVHTTQPHLWRRYLRLVFDGMQTGDGPVLPGPPPHAGTPD from the coding sequence ATGACGAACCCGGCAGCCAAGCCGATGCGCAGCGACGCCGCGCGCAGCAGGAAACTGCTGGTGAGCGCCGCGTCCGAGGCATTCGCCGAGCACGGCACGGAGGTGTCCGTGGCCCAGATCGCGGAGCGGGCGGGGATCGGCAAGGGAACCGTGTTCCGGCACTTCCCCACGAAGGACGATCTTCTGGCGGCGATCGTCTGCGAGAAGATGCACGCCCTCGCCGCGACCGGTGAGCACCTCACACAGGCCGAGGACCCGGCGGAGGGGCTGCGCGAATTCATGAGCGCCGCCGTCGAGCTGCAGGTCCAGGACCGCGCCTTCTGCCAGGTCGTCCACGGGGTGGCCGATGATCACGCCGAGGTGCGCGAGAGCCAGGAACGGGTGAGCGCCGTCACCGAGGCCCTGACCGACCGGGCCCGCCGGCACGGTGCCGTCCGCCAGGACATGACCGGGCAGGACGTCATGCTGCTGATGAGCGGGATCCCCCTGACCGTCTCACGTGTGCACACGACGCAACCGCACCTGTGGCGGCGCTACCTGCGCCTGGTCTTCGACGGCATGCAGACCGGCGACGGCCCGGTGCTGCCGGGCCCGCCGCCCCACGCCGGGACCCCGGACTGA
- a CDS encoding MFS transporter — MPAPSHPHPRRWAALLFISIAQLMVFLDSAVMNIALPSAQQALHFSDGGRQWVITAYGLAFGGLLIVGGRLGDLLGRKRTFTIGLVGFALASALGGAAANLGTLLVARAGQGVFGALLAPAALALISLTFTDARERAKAFGIYGAIATAGGVLGLLLGGVLTEYLNWRWSMFVNIPFAVIGIIGALTVVHDIPDAQKGSRIDVPGAVLATLGLVALVFGFSEAESRGWGSGVTVTMLLAGVVLLLAFLITQSRIRSPLLPLHVLTGRNRAGAYLSVAFGVMSMFGMFLFLSYYLQLVKGYSPIAAGLAFVPLGVAQGFGSMVLGTRLSARMRPGLLMTAGYLVSAVGVLLLALLDADSSYALLAVAEIITGLGIGTAFMPAMSLGTHGVAPQDAGVASAMVGTSQQVGGSIGTALLNTVAAGSTTAYLATHGHGGHGRAVTDAALVHGFSTAFWWATGFLLLSALFSLVAVNAPRPGHSATPATAEAPGTPAPVH; from the coding sequence ATGCCTGCACCAAGCCATCCCCATCCGCGCCGCTGGGCGGCGCTGCTCTTCATCTCCATCGCCCAGCTGATGGTGTTCCTGGACAGCGCCGTCATGAACATCGCACTGCCCTCCGCCCAGCAGGCCCTGCACTTCTCCGACGGCGGCCGCCAGTGGGTCATCACCGCCTACGGCCTGGCCTTCGGCGGCCTGCTCATCGTGGGCGGCCGCCTGGGCGACCTGCTGGGCCGCAAGCGGACCTTCACCATCGGCCTCGTCGGCTTCGCCTTGGCCTCCGCACTGGGTGGCGCCGCGGCCAACCTCGGCACCCTGCTCGTCGCCCGGGCCGGACAAGGCGTCTTCGGCGCACTGCTGGCGCCCGCCGCACTCGCCCTGATCTCCCTGACCTTCACCGACGCCAGGGAACGAGCCAAGGCCTTCGGCATCTACGGGGCCATCGCCACCGCAGGCGGTGTCCTCGGCCTGCTCCTGGGCGGGGTCCTCACCGAGTACCTGAACTGGCGCTGGTCGATGTTCGTCAACATCCCGTTCGCCGTCATCGGCATCATCGGCGCCCTCACCGTGGTGCACGACATCCCCGACGCGCAGAAGGGCAGCCGCATCGACGTACCAGGCGCCGTCCTCGCCACGCTCGGGCTGGTTGCCCTGGTCTTCGGCTTCTCCGAGGCCGAGAGCCGCGGCTGGGGCTCCGGCGTCACCGTCACCATGCTCCTCGCCGGCGTGGTGCTGCTCCTGGCCTTCCTGATCACGCAGAGCAGGATCAGGTCGCCGCTCCTCCCGCTGCACGTGCTGACCGGACGCAACCGCGCCGGCGCCTACCTGTCGGTCGCCTTCGGCGTGATGAGCATGTTCGGCATGTTCCTCTTCCTCAGCTACTACCTGCAGCTGGTCAAGGGGTACTCCCCGATCGCGGCCGGCTTGGCGTTCGTGCCGCTGGGAGTCGCACAGGGCTTCGGCTCCATGGTCCTCGGCACCCGCCTGTCCGCGAGGATGCGCCCCGGGTTGCTGATGACCGCCGGCTACCTCGTCAGCGCGGTCGGTGTGCTCCTGCTCGCCCTGCTGGACGCGGACAGCTCCTACGCCCTGCTCGCCGTCGCCGAGATCATCACCGGCCTCGGCATCGGCACCGCCTTCATGCCCGCCATGAGCCTGGGCACCCACGGGGTCGCCCCCCAGGACGCGGGCGTCGCCTCCGCCATGGTCGGCACCTCGCAGCAGGTCGGCGGCTCGATCGGCACCGCCCTGCTCAACACCGTCGCCGCCGGCTCCACCACCGCCTACCTCGCCACCCACGGACACGGTGGCCACGGCCGAGCGGTGACCGATGCCGCGCTGGTCCACGGATTCAGCACGGCCTTCTGGTGGGCCACCGGATTCCTGCTCCTGTCCGCCCTGTTCTCACTCGTCGCGGTCAACGCCCCCCGCCCGGGCCACAGCGCGACCCCCGCCACGGCGGAAGCCCCGGGAACACCGGCACCCGTCCACTGA
- a CDS encoding SDR family oxidoreductase, which yields MSHRLQSKVVIVTGGTSGMGAAFAKRAASEGATVLIGARDKERGEATVAEITREGGTALFVPTDVTVEEEVAHLVDVAVTEFGGLHGAFNNAGGGNSQGAIGDIDASFWDSVIALNLTSVFHSLKHEIPAIVASGGGSIVNNASVVGVVGDPGAAAYAAAKHGVVGLTRSTALDAAKSGVRVNALVTGLVNTPLWQGFTASNPEAASALLNQQPTGRAADEAEIAAFAAFLLSDESPFITGAALAIDGALTAGY from the coding sequence ATGTCCCACCGCCTGCAGTCCAAGGTCGTCATCGTCACCGGAGGCACCTCCGGCATGGGCGCGGCCTTCGCGAAGCGCGCCGCGTCCGAGGGGGCGACCGTGCTCATCGGAGCCCGCGACAAGGAGCGCGGCGAGGCGACCGTGGCGGAGATCACCCGGGAAGGAGGTACGGCCCTGTTCGTCCCGACGGACGTGACCGTCGAGGAGGAGGTCGCCCACCTGGTCGATGTCGCCGTCACGGAATTCGGCGGTCTTCACGGTGCCTTCAACAACGCGGGAGGGGGCAACAGCCAGGGCGCGATCGGGGACATCGACGCGTCCTTCTGGGACAGCGTCATCGCCCTCAACCTGACCAGCGTCTTCCACAGCCTCAAGCACGAGATCCCGGCGATCGTCGCCAGCGGCGGCGGCTCCATCGTCAACAACGCCTCCGTCGTAGGCGTGGTGGGCGACCCGGGCGCCGCCGCCTACGCGGCCGCCAAGCACGGCGTCGTGGGCCTCACCCGTTCCACAGCGCTCGACGCGGCCAAGAGCGGCGTGCGGGTCAACGCCCTGGTGACCGGCCTGGTCAACACCCCCCTGTGGCAGGGCTTCACCGCAAGCAACCCGGAGGCCGCGAGCGCCCTCCTCAACCAGCAGCCGACCGGCCGCGCCGCGGACGAGGCGGAGATCGCCGCGTTCGCCGCATTCCTGCTCAGCGACGAGAGCCCGTTCATCACCGGCGCGGCCCTCGCCATCGACGGCGCCCTGACCGCGGGCTACTGA
- a CDS encoding sigma-70 family RNA polymerase sigma factor: MTHAQRFRDVYEECYPRVLAYATSLVGRQVGEDITSETFTVAWRRVRDIPHPALPWLLGVARNLVRELRRRDAHQYLLAAEEAQRISSGARTDTGDVAAQVTDRHDALQALASLPEADRELLTLIAWHGLSAKEAAQVLDCTTATLTVRLFRARRRLEKALDAAPQAEPVAEPPSEPSAETSYPTHRQGAPA, translated from the coding sequence GTGACACATGCCCAACGCTTCAGGGACGTCTACGAGGAGTGCTATCCGCGTGTCCTTGCCTACGCCACCAGCCTGGTCGGACGGCAGGTAGGGGAGGACATCACCAGCGAGACGTTCACCGTCGCCTGGCGGCGGGTGCGGGACATCCCTCATCCGGCACTGCCGTGGCTCCTGGGCGTGGCCCGCAACCTGGTGCGCGAACTGCGTCGCCGGGACGCCCACCAGTACCTCCTGGCCGCCGAGGAGGCACAGCGCATCAGCAGCGGCGCCCGGACCGACACCGGTGACGTCGCGGCGCAGGTCACCGACCGGCACGACGCGCTGCAGGCCCTCGCGAGCCTGCCCGAGGCCGACCGGGAACTGCTGACGCTGATCGCCTGGCACGGCCTGAGCGCCAAGGAAGCGGCCCAGGTCCTGGACTGCACCACCGCGACGCTGACCGTCCGGCTGTTCCGGGCGCGCCGCCGACTGGAGAAGGCCCTGGACGCGGCGCCTCAGGCAGAGCCCGTGGCAGAGCCGCCGTCCGAGCCCTCCGCAGAGACCTCGTACCCCACTCACCGCCAAGGAGCACCCGCGTGA
- a CDS encoding CU044_5270 family protein produces the protein MKNTHKPSGRPDVMKVLADARPDEMDPSRLVDPVRKREDLARIVAGATDGPAARFLAPRRRSGFRPLGAVALAAVAASVVAVSTLDWQEPADGQAAQPRSSTGTEVPGTGADIRVDGHIELLSAAKQAETSVAEGTYWQTTTRSENVDVAGEEGHLFAVRSASTDEWSVGVRPGTGSLMVSGLDSVTEPRTAADKARWQAAGSPGTVEFEVGKKNGTGRLSTVMGTGRRPMVMRTNVDDKIYAVGPHNVTYKDLRALPSTSAELRRHLERLYAQDGGADTGASARSAWILRQAGNLITMPVKPGVRAAAYRVMAELPGVRVTGQVTDPLGREGVGVDFPISYPGPLGTTRERLIVDPSTGAMLSDVLVLAEPSARAKEAGLGAGTTVNYNATTRMSWGEHQITVPKNARS, from the coding sequence GTGAAGAACACCCACAAGCCGTCCGGGCGGCCCGACGTCATGAAGGTGCTCGCGGACGCACGGCCCGACGAAATGGACCCGTCCCGGCTCGTGGACCCCGTCCGGAAGCGGGAGGACCTCGCCCGCATCGTCGCCGGAGCGACGGACGGCCCCGCGGCACGCTTCCTCGCGCCGCGCCGCAGGAGCGGGTTCCGGCCGCTGGGAGCGGTGGCCCTGGCAGCGGTGGCGGCGTCCGTGGTGGCCGTGAGCACGCTCGACTGGCAGGAGCCGGCGGATGGGCAGGCCGCCCAGCCGCGGTCCTCCACCGGAACGGAGGTCCCGGGCACCGGCGCGGACATCCGTGTCGACGGCCACATCGAGCTGCTCAGCGCGGCCAAGCAGGCGGAGACCTCGGTCGCCGAGGGAACGTACTGGCAGACGACCACGCGCTCGGAGAACGTGGACGTCGCCGGTGAGGAAGGCCACCTCTTCGCCGTGCGCAGCGCGTCGACCGACGAGTGGTCGGTGGGCGTGCGGCCCGGAACCGGGAGCCTGATGGTCTCCGGCCTGGACTCCGTGACCGAGCCCCGGACCGCGGCCGACAAGGCCCGCTGGCAGGCCGCGGGCTCGCCCGGCACGGTGGAGTTCGAGGTCGGGAAGAAGAACGGGACCGGCAGGCTCAGCACCGTGATGGGCACCGGGCGGCGGCCCATGGTCATGAGGACGAACGTCGACGACAAGATCTACGCCGTCGGCCCGCACAACGTCACGTACAAGGACCTGCGCGCACTGCCCTCCACCAGCGCGGAACTACGCCGCCACCTGGAGCGGCTGTACGCGCAGGACGGCGGCGCCGACACCGGCGCCTCGGCGCGCAGCGCCTGGATCCTGCGCCAGGCGGGCAACCTCATCACGATGCCCGTGAAGCCCGGCGTCCGGGCGGCCGCGTACCGGGTGATGGCGGAGCTGCCCGGAGTCCGGGTGACCGGGCAGGTCACCGATCCCCTGGGACGCGAGGGTGTCGGGGTCGACTTCCCCATCAGCTACCCGGGACCGCTGGGCACGACGCGGGAGCGGCTGATCGTGGATCCGTCCACCGGCGCCATGCTCAGTGACGTGCTCGTACTGGCCGAACCGTCCGCCCGGGCCAAGGAAGCCGGGCTCGGCGCCGGTACGACGGTGAACTACAACGCGACCACCCGGATGAGCTGGGGCGAGCACCAGATCACCGTGCCGAAGAACGCCCGCAGCTGA